From a single Arthrobacter sp. SLBN-112 genomic region:
- a CDS encoding MarR family winged helix-turn-helix transcriptional regulator has protein sequence MSNSPDLPPQQDAGDDAADTALQNVEHQISLFWRRARAISNQLSRQVHPDMEPAAYGLLTVIRREGPIRLTELAMNIGVGKPSVSRQIAFLESLGLVSKEADPQDRRAQSIRLTPKGEEKMHQVQDARRQVFQERLREWPVEDLQELARYMAKLNSTYERDGFPREGTGGSTAEEE, from the coding sequence ATGAGCAACTCCCCTGACCTCCCGCCGCAGCAGGACGCCGGCGATGATGCCGCCGATACCGCGCTGCAGAACGTCGAACACCAGATCAGCCTCTTTTGGCGGCGGGCCAGGGCCATCTCCAACCAGCTCTCGCGCCAAGTCCACCCCGACATGGAGCCTGCGGCCTACGGGCTGTTGACGGTGATCCGGAGGGAAGGCCCCATCCGCCTGACCGAGCTCGCCATGAACATCGGGGTGGGCAAACCGTCGGTCAGCCGGCAGATTGCCTTCCTGGAAAGCCTGGGGCTGGTGTCCAAGGAAGCGGATCCCCAGGACCGCCGTGCACAGTCCATCCGGTTGACGCCAAAGGGCGAAGAGAAGATGCACCAGGTCCAGGACGCGAGGCGCCAGGTTTTCCAGGAGCGGCTGCGTGAGTGGCCGGTGGAGGACCTGCAGGAACTGGCCCGCTACATGGCCAAGTTGAACTCCACCTATGAGCGTGACGGGTTTCCCAGGGAAGGTACGGGCGGATCCACGGCAGAGGAGGAATAG
- a CDS encoding DUF3046 domain-containing protein, whose protein sequence is MRISEYWRLMDDEFGAGYSRVLSSTLVLASVGSRTAEQALASGVDPRKVWLAVCDVQDVPAERRLGRDIAPRRDQGA, encoded by the coding sequence ATGCGAATCAGCGAGTACTGGCGTCTGATGGATGACGAGTTCGGCGCGGGATACTCCCGCGTGCTGAGCAGTACCCTGGTCCTTGCCAGTGTGGGCAGCCGCACCGCCGAGCAGGCCCTGGCTTCAGGCGTCGACCCCCGCAAGGTGTGGCTGGCAGTCTGCGACGTCCAGGACGTGCCGGCTGAACGGCGGCTGGGCCGGGACATCGCTCCGCGCCGCGATCAGGGCGCCTGA
- the recA gene encoding recombinase RecA — MAAAPDRAKALEAALAQIDKQFGKGSVMRLGDEVRAPIEVIPTGSIALDVALGIGGLPRGRVIEIYGPESSGKTTVALHAVASAQRAGGIAAFIDAEHALDPDYAAKLGVDTDALLVSQPDTGEQALEIMDMLVGSGSLDVIVIDSVAALVPRAEIEGDMGDSHVGLQARLMSQALRKITGRLSQTKTTAIFINQLREKIGVFFGSPETTTGGKALKFYASVRIDVRRIQTLKEGADSVGNRTKAKIVKNKMAPPFKVAEFDIIYGQGISREGGIIDMGVEHGIIKKSGSWFTYDGDQLGQGMENSRRFLRDNPELAAELERLIKEKLGVGVKPAEDESKDTPKLKAVDGF; from the coding sequence ATGGCGGCAGCCCCGGATCGTGCAAAAGCGCTGGAAGCAGCGCTTGCCCAGATTGACAAGCAGTTCGGCAAGGGCTCGGTCATGCGCCTGGGCGACGAAGTCCGCGCCCCGATCGAAGTCATCCCCACCGGCTCCATCGCTTTGGACGTCGCCCTGGGCATTGGCGGGCTCCCGCGCGGCCGTGTCATCGAAATCTATGGTCCTGAATCCTCCGGTAAGACCACCGTTGCCCTGCACGCCGTGGCAAGTGCCCAGCGCGCGGGCGGGATCGCAGCGTTCATCGATGCCGAACACGCCCTGGACCCCGATTACGCCGCCAAGCTGGGTGTGGACACCGACGCCCTCCTGGTCTCGCAGCCGGACACCGGTGAGCAGGCGCTGGAGATCATGGACATGCTGGTCGGCTCCGGCTCGCTGGACGTTATCGTCATCGACTCCGTCGCCGCCCTGGTGCCGCGCGCTGAAATCGAAGGCGACATGGGCGACAGCCACGTGGGCCTCCAGGCCCGGCTCATGAGCCAGGCCCTCCGTAAAATCACCGGCCGCCTGAGCCAGACCAAGACCACCGCCATCTTCATCAACCAGCTCCGCGAAAAGATCGGCGTCTTCTTCGGTTCCCCCGAAACCACCACCGGTGGTAAGGCCCTGAAGTTCTACGCCTCGGTCCGCATCGACGTCCGGCGGATCCAGACCCTCAAGGAGGGCGCGGATTCGGTTGGCAACCGGACCAAAGCCAAGATCGTCAAGAACAAGATGGCCCCGCCCTTCAAGGTCGCCGAATTCGACATCATCTATGGCCAGGGCATCTCCCGCGAAGGCGGCATCATCGACATGGGTGTGGAGCATGGCATCATCAAGAAGTCCGGCTCCTGGTTCACGTACGACGGCGACCAGTTGGGCCAGGGCATGGAGAACTCGCGCCGCTTCCTGCGCGACAACCCCGAGCTCGCGGCGGAACTGGAGCGACTGATCAAGGAGAAGCTCGGTGTCGGCGTAAAACCTGCCGAGGATGAGTCCAAGGACACGCCAAAGCTGAAAGCCGTCGACGGGTTCTAA
- a CDS encoding regulatory protein RecX, translating to MAQAIVYRQLTAAPKSRLQLARKLAERNIPEHVAEAVLDKFQEVRLINDAEFADMWVRSRSQSRKLAKGALGRELAEKGIDQETAASALEQLTDADEESAARTLVERKLRPGTDLSDRVERDKAVRRLASMLARKGYQPSQAFRIVNDVMDSRHDPDGDMLQSRYP from the coding sequence GTGGCGCAGGCCATTGTGTACCGGCAGCTCACGGCAGCCCCCAAGAGCAGGCTGCAGCTTGCCCGGAAGCTGGCGGAGCGGAATATCCCCGAACACGTCGCCGAGGCGGTGCTGGACAAGTTCCAGGAAGTCCGCCTGATCAATGACGCCGAGTTCGCGGACATGTGGGTCAGGAGCCGTTCCCAGTCCCGCAAGCTTGCCAAGGGTGCTCTCGGGCGTGAACTCGCAGAGAAAGGCATTGACCAGGAGACAGCGGCTTCCGCCTTGGAGCAGCTGACCGACGCCGACGAGGAATCGGCTGCACGCACCCTGGTAGAGCGCAAACTCCGGCCCGGGACGGACTTATCCGACCGGGTGGAACGGGACAAAGCTGTCCGGCGGCTGGCCTCCATGCTGGCAAGGAAGGGGTACCAGCCCTCCCAGGCGTTCCGGATCGTCAATGACGTCATGGATTCCCGGCATGATCCCGACGGCGACATGCTCCAAAGCCGGTACCCTTAA
- the miaB gene encoding tRNA (N6-isopentenyl adenosine(37)-C2)-methylthiotransferase MiaB, whose translation MSLTIPSPHSGAAPSVEPEAVPQSGSVPVGGAQPRTYQVRTFGCQMNVHDSERMAGMLEDAGYVPAHGEHADVVVFNTCAVRENADNKLYGNLGILAPVKAANPGMQIAVGGCLAQKDRETILKKAPWVDAVFGTHNVGALPALLDRARHNNEAQLEILESLDVFPSTLPTKRDSVYSGWVSISVGCNNTCTFCIVPALRGKEKDRRPGDILAEIQALVDDGAIEVTLLGQNVNSYGVEFGDRQAFSKLLRACGDIQGLERVRFTSPHPAAFTDDVIDAMAETPNVMPQLHMPLQSGSDRILKAMKRSYRSTKFLGILDKVRDRIPHAAISTDIIVGFPGETEEDFQATLDVVEKSRFATAFTFQYSKRPGTPAADLPEQLPKAVVQERFERLTALQDRIAAEENRKQLGRRLEVMVTAQSGRKSGETHRLSGRSQDQRLVHFSVPDGAPAPRPGDLVTVTITEAAAFHLVADPAPQDYSLRRSRAGDAWDRSQADSCGAPAPGSGTEAKAVSLGMPSLPLRTR comes from the coding sequence GTGAGTTTGACCATTCCTTCCCCCCATTCCGGCGCTGCCCCGTCCGTTGAGCCCGAGGCTGTCCCGCAATCCGGGTCCGTTCCAGTCGGTGGAGCGCAGCCGCGTACTTACCAGGTCCGCACGTTCGGTTGCCAGATGAACGTGCACGACTCGGAGCGGATGGCCGGCATGCTTGAGGATGCGGGCTATGTACCGGCGCATGGCGAACATGCTGACGTTGTGGTGTTCAATACGTGCGCTGTCCGGGAAAACGCCGACAACAAGCTCTACGGCAACCTCGGCATCCTGGCCCCCGTCAAGGCAGCCAACCCCGGTATGCAAATCGCTGTGGGTGGGTGCCTGGCCCAAAAGGACCGCGAAACCATCCTCAAGAAGGCACCATGGGTGGATGCTGTCTTTGGCACCCACAATGTTGGTGCCCTGCCCGCACTCCTGGACCGGGCACGGCACAACAATGAGGCCCAGCTTGAAATCCTGGAGTCCCTGGACGTCTTCCCATCCACGCTGCCCACAAAACGCGACTCCGTCTACTCCGGCTGGGTGTCCATCTCGGTCGGCTGCAACAACACCTGCACCTTCTGCATCGTGCCGGCCCTCCGCGGCAAGGAGAAAGACCGCCGGCCAGGTGACATCCTCGCCGAAATCCAGGCGCTTGTGGACGACGGCGCCATCGAAGTGACCCTCCTTGGCCAGAACGTCAACTCCTATGGTGTCGAATTCGGGGACCGGCAGGCCTTCTCCAAGCTCCTTCGCGCCTGCGGCGATATCCAAGGCCTTGAACGCGTCCGCTTCACCAGCCCGCATCCGGCCGCCTTCACCGATGACGTCATCGACGCCATGGCCGAGACGCCCAACGTGATGCCACAGCTCCACATGCCGCTGCAATCCGGTTCGGACCGCATCCTCAAGGCCATGAAGCGTTCCTACCGGTCCACCAAGTTCCTGGGCATCCTGGACAAGGTCCGCGACAGGATTCCGCACGCCGCCATCTCCACCGACATCATCGTCGGGTTCCCCGGCGAAACCGAGGAGGACTTCCAGGCGACGCTGGACGTGGTGGAAAAGTCCCGCTTTGCCACCGCTTTCACCTTCCAATATTCAAAGCGCCCCGGCACGCCCGCCGCCGATTTGCCTGAGCAGCTGCCAAAGGCTGTTGTCCAGGAGCGCTTCGAACGCCTCACCGCCCTCCAGGACCGGATCGCTGCCGAGGAAAACCGGAAGCAACTCGGCCGCAGGCTCGAGGTCATGGTCACCGCACAGTCCGGACGGAAATCCGGGGAAACCCATCGGTTGTCCGGCCGCTCCCAGGATCAGCGGCTGGTGCACTTCTCGGTCCCGGACGGCGCTCCTGCCCCCAGGCCCGGGGACCTCGTTACCGTCACCATCACCGAGGCCGCAGCCTTCCACCTGGTGGCCGATCCCGCTCCCCAGGATTACAGCCTGCGCCGCTCACGTGCGGGAGATGCCTGGGACAGGTCCCAGGCGGACTCCTGCGGTGCGCCCGCGCCTGGTTCCGGCACTGAAGCCAAGGCTGTCTCCCTGGGCATGCCCTCGCTGCCGCTGCGCACCCGCTGA
- the miaA gene encoding tRNA (adenosine(37)-N6)-dimethylallyltransferase MiaA — MAAPPVIAVVGPTGSGKSDLAVNLALELDGEVINADAMQFYRGMDIGTAKITMAERRGVPHHLLDILDVTQEASVSDFQQQARAVIKDIHARGKRAILAGGSGLYVRAALDVLEFPGTDPALRARLEADHAQLGTQALLDRLRAVDPVSADRVSDARRIIRALEVHELTGRPFSSFMPRREYYRPAVQVGLSVDREVLRERLAERVHRMVEAGLLEEVRLLDGRGLRRGKTASRALGYSQFLRVVDGTSTVADAAEETIVATRQFARRQLTWFRADPRITWLDWQEPGLVGQAAELCR, encoded by the coding sequence GTGGCCGCCCCGCCCGTCATCGCCGTCGTCGGTCCCACCGGCTCCGGTAAGTCCGACCTCGCCGTCAACCTCGCCCTGGAACTGGACGGCGAGGTCATCAACGCCGATGCCATGCAGTTCTACCGCGGCATGGACATCGGCACCGCCAAGATCACGATGGCCGAGCGGAGGGGAGTGCCGCACCACCTCCTGGATATCCTGGACGTAACGCAGGAAGCCAGCGTGTCCGACTTCCAGCAGCAGGCCCGGGCCGTCATCAAGGACATCCATGCCCGCGGCAAACGAGCAATTTTGGCCGGCGGCTCCGGGCTGTATGTTCGGGCTGCCCTGGATGTCCTGGAATTCCCGGGGACAGACCCAGCACTGCGTGCACGGCTGGAGGCGGACCACGCGCAGCTGGGCACCCAGGCGCTCCTGGACAGGTTGAGGGCCGTGGACCCCGTTTCCGCTGACAGGGTCTCAGACGCCCGGCGGATTATCCGCGCCCTGGAAGTCCACGAACTCACCGGACGGCCCTTCAGTTCCTTCATGCCCCGGCGGGAGTACTACCGGCCGGCGGTCCAAGTGGGCCTGAGCGTGGACCGGGAAGTCCTGCGGGAGCGCCTGGCGGAACGGGTGCACCGGATGGTGGAGGCCGGCCTGCTGGAGGAAGTCCGGCTGCTCGATGGCCGGGGCCTGCGGCGGGGCAAAACCGCCTCCCGGGCGCTTGGCTATTCACAGTTCCTGCGCGTGGTCGATGGCACGTCCACCGTTGCAGACGCCGCGGAGGAGACCATCGTGGCCACGCGGCAGTTCGCCCGCCGTCAACTGACGTGGTTCCGCGCCGACCCCCGCATCACCTGGCTGGACTGGCAGGAACCTGGACTCGTCGGCCAGGCAGCGGAGTTGTGCCGGTAG
- the dapF gene encoding diaminopimelate epimerase: MNATPAETTGPVLHTLSGLRFSKGHGTGNDFVLVADPEGVHAIGADQAAALCDRHRGIGADGLIRAVPSRFLPEGQELLTEAPDAEWFMDYRNADGSLSEMCGNGVRVFVHFLRSEGLIDLPDGGSLTIGTRGGVKTVVRTGNGYAVDMGPWEFIFPGEASAKAMDSLVTADGLEVPRPALSVSMGNPHTVVALAELGELEGTRLFTAPKVDPVPPNGTNVEFVVPAEPLVHEGVGSVTMRVHERGVGETQSCGTGACAAAVAIRHWAGPEAPDAWRVHVPGGVVGVKFFAGPAGHEHVELSGPAVIVASGTLS, encoded by the coding sequence ATGAATGCAACCCCCGCCGAAACCACCGGACCCGTCCTGCACACGCTGAGCGGGCTCCGCTTTTCCAAGGGGCACGGAACCGGCAACGATTTCGTCCTGGTGGCCGACCCCGAGGGCGTCCACGCCATCGGTGCGGACCAGGCCGCCGCGCTCTGCGACCGGCACCGGGGGATCGGCGCCGACGGCCTGATCCGTGCGGTCCCGTCCCGTTTCCTGCCCGAGGGCCAGGAACTGCTCACCGAAGCCCCGGACGCGGAATGGTTCATGGATTACCGCAATGCCGACGGCTCACTGTCGGAAATGTGCGGCAACGGTGTGAGGGTGTTCGTCCACTTCCTGCGGTCCGAGGGCCTGATCGACCTGCCCGACGGCGGATCGCTCACCATCGGCACCCGCGGCGGGGTAAAGACCGTGGTCCGGACGGGGAACGGTTATGCCGTGGACATGGGCCCCTGGGAGTTCATCTTCCCCGGGGAAGCAAGCGCCAAGGCCATGGATTCCCTGGTCACCGCCGATGGGCTGGAAGTTCCCCGGCCGGCCCTCTCCGTGAGCATGGGCAACCCTCACACGGTGGTGGCCCTCGCGGAACTGGGCGAACTCGAAGGTACCCGGCTCTTCACAGCGCCCAAGGTCGATCCGGTGCCGCCAAACGGGACCAACGTGGAGTTCGTGGTTCCCGCGGAGCCGCTGGTCCATGAGGGTGTGGGCTCTGTGACCATGCGGGTGCACGAACGGGGTGTGGGGGAGACCCAGTCCTGTGGCACGGGTGCCTGTGCTGCCGCCGTGGCCATCCGGCACTGGGCCGGCCCGGAAGCGCCGGACGCCTGGCGTGTCCACGTTCCGGGCGGAGTGGTGGGCGTGAAGTTCTTCGCCGGCCCCGCCGGCCACGAGCACGTTGAGCTCAGCGGCCCCGCCGTTATTGTGGCGAGCGGGACGCTTTCGTAA
- a CDS encoding class I SAM-dependent methyltransferase yields the protein MESAHYFSTSPAGPFTRKPLTVELAGETRRLQTSTGIFSPDGIDKGTAVLLAEVPAPHPQGNLLDIGCGWGPIALSMALLAPGSKVYAVDVNERCVTLTNENAASLGLSNVVASTPQEVDPDLRFDTIWSNPPIRIGKEELHALLMLWLPRLADGGTAWLVVQKNLGSDSLQRWLAAELDTSFRVTRESTSKSFRILKVTKASRSPQ from the coding sequence ATGGAGTCCGCACACTATTTCAGCACGTCCCCCGCCGGCCCCTTCACCCGGAAGCCCCTTACCGTGGAGTTGGCCGGTGAAACGCGGAGACTCCAGACTTCCACGGGCATCTTCAGCCCGGACGGAATCGACAAGGGTACAGCGGTGCTCCTGGCCGAAGTTCCGGCGCCGCACCCCCAGGGCAACCTGCTGGATATTGGCTGCGGCTGGGGTCCCATCGCGCTCAGTATGGCCCTGCTGGCGCCCGGGTCAAAGGTCTATGCAGTGGATGTCAACGAACGCTGCGTCACCCTGACCAACGAAAACGCCGCTTCATTGGGACTCTCCAACGTCGTGGCCAGTACTCCCCAGGAGGTAGACCCCGACCTCCGGTTCGACACCATCTGGTCCAACCCGCCCATCAGGATCGGCAAGGAGGAACTGCACGCCCTGCTCATGCTGTGGCTTCCACGCCTGGCCGACGGCGGGACTGCCTGGCTGGTGGTGCAGAAGAACCTGGGCTCTGATTCCCTTCAGCGCTGGCTGGCCGCCGAACTCGACACATCCTTCAGGGTTACCCGCGAATCAACCTCAAAGTCCTTCCGCATCCTGAAGGTTACGAAAGCGTCCCGCTCGCCACAATAA
- the hflX gene encoding GTPase HflX: protein MTSQPNTGSDPAAQDMSPQEIQAVIDRILAKDVPAKNVSTPAGEGSGNGKAVLGKAQAISRLDEEHSTYDGDQQDLEERRALRRRAGLSTELEDVTEVEYRQLRLERVVLAGLWSEGTLADAENSLRELAALAETAGSEVLDGLVQRRDKPDPGTFLGSGKALELKDIVMSTGADTVVVDAELAPSQRRGLEDIVKVKVIDRTALILDIFAQHAKSREGKAQVELAQLEYLLPRLRGWGESMSRQAGGQVGGAAAGMGSRGPGETKIELDRRRIRTRMAKLRREIAAMKPARETKRANRRRNEVPSVAIAGYTNAGKSSLLNRLTDAGVLVENALFATLDPTVRKAETADGLGYTLADTVGFVRSLPTQLVEAFRSTLEEVADSDLILHVVDVSHPDPEGQIAAVRKVFSEVDARKVPEIIVLNKADAADPFVVERLKQREPRHVVVSARTGKGIPELLKAISEAIPRPSVKMDVLIPYDRGDLISKLHESDAEILNLDHVEAGTRAEVKVREGLASELEPFVVNE from the coding sequence ATGACCAGCCAGCCCAACACCGGTTCCGATCCAGCCGCCCAGGACATGAGTCCGCAGGAGATCCAGGCTGTTATCGACCGGATCCTCGCCAAGGACGTCCCGGCCAAGAATGTCAGCACGCCCGCGGGTGAGGGCAGCGGCAATGGAAAAGCGGTGCTCGGCAAGGCACAGGCTATTTCCCGCCTTGACGAAGAACACTCAACCTACGACGGCGACCAGCAGGACCTCGAGGAACGGCGCGCGCTGCGCCGAAGGGCAGGACTGTCCACTGAACTTGAGGACGTCACCGAAGTCGAATACCGCCAGCTCCGCCTGGAACGGGTGGTCCTGGCCGGGCTTTGGTCCGAGGGGACCCTTGCGGACGCCGAAAACTCACTGCGTGAGCTTGCAGCCCTCGCCGAGACTGCCGGTTCCGAGGTCCTGGACGGGCTGGTGCAGCGCCGCGACAAGCCGGACCCGGGAACCTTCCTGGGTTCAGGCAAGGCACTCGAACTCAAGGACATTGTCATGTCCACCGGGGCGGACACGGTGGTGGTGGACGCTGAACTGGCGCCATCCCAGCGCCGTGGTCTTGAGGACATCGTCAAGGTCAAGGTCATCGACCGAACGGCCCTGATCCTTGACATCTTCGCCCAGCACGCCAAGAGCCGCGAGGGCAAGGCCCAGGTGGAGCTTGCGCAGCTGGAATACCTGCTTCCGCGCCTGCGCGGCTGGGGCGAGTCCATGTCCCGCCAGGCCGGTGGCCAAGTGGGCGGCGCTGCCGCCGGCATGGGCTCCCGTGGCCCCGGTGAGACCAAGATCGAACTGGACCGGCGCCGGATTCGTACCCGCATGGCAAAGCTGCGGCGTGAAATCGCCGCAATGAAACCGGCACGCGAGACCAAACGGGCCAACCGCCGTCGTAATGAAGTGCCCTCCGTGGCAATTGCCGGGTACACCAACGCCGGCAAATCCTCCCTTCTCAACCGGCTTACGGACGCCGGGGTCCTGGTGGAGAACGCGCTGTTCGCCACCCTGGATCCCACGGTCCGCAAGGCGGAAACCGCTGACGGCCTCGGTTACACCCTGGCTGACACCGTCGGATTCGTCCGTTCGCTGCCCACCCAGCTGGTGGAGGCCTTCCGCTCCACCCTCGAGGAGGTGGCGGACTCGGACCTGATCCTGCACGTGGTGGACGTTTCGCATCCCGACCCGGAAGGACAGATCGCTGCCGTCCGGAAGGTCTTCAGCGAAGTTGACGCCCGGAAGGTGCCGGAAATCATCGTGTTGAACAAGGCCGATGCAGCCGACCCCTTCGTAGTGGAGCGTTTGAAGCAGCGCGAGCCGCGGCACGTGGTGGTCTCCGCCCGCACCGGCAAGGGAATTCCGGAACTGCTGAAGGCCATCAGCGAAGCGATTCCCCGGCCTTCGGTCAAGATGGACGTGCTCATCCCTTATGACCGCGGAGACCTGATCAGCAAGCTCCACGAGTCCGACGCCGAAATCCTCAACCTGGACCACGTTGAGGCAGGGACCAGGGCTGAGGTGAAGGTCCGCGAGGGCCTGGCGTCCGAACTGGAACCATTCGTCGTCAATGAGTGA
- a CDS encoding ATP-dependent DNA helicase: MSDPAAGDAAQTAGEQFVIELLDRAVAGMGGQSRTGQHEMARQVARAIETGNHLLVQAGTGTGKSLAYLVPLIAHALESNKPALVSTATLALQTQIVGRDLPRLLKNITPALERPVKVALVKGRSNYVCRHKLEGGFPSEEPAEGQLFSLGEDTSVPHFAASVGGPSSQLGKEVVRLREWAEKTSTGDRDELLPGVTDRAWRQVSVTSMECLGAQKCPMAAECFSELARQDAAEADVVVTNHAMLAVSAFEGLAVLPEYDVVVVDEAHELQDRVTGAVSGQLSVAMVHAAASGARKHTAITVDALNAAADNLELALAGAPNGLLPNGLNDEQLDCIDQLREACRAALSDSKGDSNTTADGGRQLARSRLMLILELCERLIAARENREVVWFSRAGTFDPGQGYTQPDDNAPVLVNIAPLSVAGRLREGLFAGHTVVLTSATLAIGSAFEPAAGGLGLIGEGAPSWTGVDVGSPFDYPKQGILYVAGHLPKPGRGVSPEALEELEALIKASGGGALCLFSSRRAAEEAADALRPRLEVTVLCQGESTMTALVKQFADEPDTCLFGTMSLWQGVDVPGGSCRLVVIDRIPFPRPDDPLMTARSRAVAQAGGNGFMSVSATHAAIRLAQGAGRLIRSTGDKGVVAVLDSRLATERYAGFLRGALPPFWATTDRTKALAALTRLGADAAR, translated from the coding sequence ATGAGTGACCCCGCGGCCGGCGACGCCGCGCAGACGGCCGGCGAGCAGTTCGTCATTGAACTGCTCGACCGTGCCGTCGCCGGCATGGGCGGACAAAGCCGCACCGGACAACACGAAATGGCCCGGCAGGTGGCCCGGGCCATCGAAACCGGCAACCACCTGCTGGTCCAGGCCGGCACTGGCACCGGCAAGTCGCTGGCCTACCTGGTGCCCCTGATCGCCCACGCCCTGGAGAGCAACAAGCCGGCGTTGGTGTCCACGGCAACGCTGGCACTGCAAACCCAGATTGTCGGAAGGGACTTGCCGCGGCTGCTGAAGAACATCACGCCGGCCCTGGAAAGACCGGTCAAGGTTGCCCTGGTGAAAGGGCGGTCCAACTACGTCTGCCGCCATAAACTCGAAGGCGGGTTCCCATCAGAGGAACCTGCCGAAGGGCAACTCTTTTCCCTGGGCGAGGACACCAGCGTGCCGCACTTCGCTGCGTCCGTGGGCGGACCCTCCTCCCAGCTTGGCAAGGAAGTGGTGCGGCTCCGCGAGTGGGCGGAGAAAACATCCACAGGCGACCGGGACGAGCTCCTCCCCGGCGTGACGGACCGTGCCTGGCGACAGGTATCCGTCACCTCCATGGAGTGCCTGGGCGCCCAAAAATGCCCCATGGCCGCCGAATGCTTCAGCGAGCTGGCGCGGCAGGACGCAGCCGAGGCAGACGTGGTGGTGACCAACCATGCCATGCTGGCCGTCAGCGCCTTCGAAGGGCTTGCAGTCCTGCCCGAGTACGACGTCGTGGTGGTGGACGAAGCCCACGAACTCCAGGACCGGGTTACCGGAGCCGTGTCCGGGCAGCTGTCCGTAGCCATGGTCCACGCTGCCGCGTCCGGCGCCCGCAAACACACCGCCATCACCGTTGACGCCCTGAACGCCGCAGCCGACAACCTTGAGCTGGCCCTTGCCGGCGCGCCGAACGGCCTGCTCCCCAACGGCCTGAATGATGAACAGCTGGACTGCATCGACCAGCTGCGGGAGGCGTGCCGTGCCGCATTGTCAGATTCCAAGGGGGACAGCAACACCACGGCCGACGGTGGCCGCCAGCTGGCGCGGTCCCGCCTCATGCTCATCCTGGAACTGTGTGAGCGGCTGATCGCTGCCCGGGAAAACCGGGAAGTCGTCTGGTTTTCCCGCGCCGGCACATTCGATCCAGGCCAGGGATACACGCAGCCCGATGACAACGCGCCGGTGCTGGTCAACATCGCACCGCTGTCCGTTGCGGGAAGGTTGCGGGAAGGGCTCTTCGCCGGGCACACCGTGGTGTTGACTTCCGCGACGCTGGCGATTGGCTCGGCTTTCGAGCCCGCGGCCGGTGGACTGGGCCTCATCGGTGAGGGCGCACCCAGCTGGACGGGCGTGGATGTCGGCTCGCCCTTCGATTACCCCAAACAGGGCATCCTCTATGTGGCAGGCCACCTGCCAAAACCCGGCCGCGGCGTTTCCCCCGAGGCGCTGGAGGAACTGGAGGCGCTCATCAAAGCGTCGGGCGGGGGTGCCCTGTGCCTGTTTTCATCGCGCCGGGCTGCCGAAGAGGCTGCGGATGCCCTCCGGCCCAGGCTGGAGGTGACCGTCCTGTGCCAGGGGGAATCGACCATGACTGCCCTGGTCAAGCAGTTCGCCGACGAACCGGACACCTGCCTTTTCGGGACGATGTCCCTGTGGCAGGGGGTTGACGTTCCCGGGGGCTCCTGCCGCCTGGTAGTGATCGACCGTATACCGTTCCCCAGGCCGGATGATCCGCTGATGACGGCGCGGTCACGTGCCGTGGCCCAGGCCGGCGGAAACGGCTTCATGTCGGTTTCGGCCACGCACGCCGCCATCCGGCTGGCCCAGGGCGCCGGCCGGCTGATCCGGTCCACTGGAGATAAAGGTGTGGTGGCCGTTCTGGATTCCCGGCTGGCGACAGAGCGCTATGCCGGCTTCCTGCGGGGAGCGCTTCCGCCGTTCTGGGCCACCACGGACCGCACCAAGGCGCTGGCCGCATTGACCAGGCTTGGAGCGGACGCGGCCAGATAG